A DNA window from Plasmodium brasilianum strain Bolivian I chromosome 12, whole genome shotgun sequence contains the following coding sequences:
- a CDS encoding 60S ribosomal protein L1 → MSKLNQDLLKKAIADVFEGTRQKKRKFVETIELQIGLKDYDTQRDKRFSGTVRLSNEVRKKLKVCILGDAVHVEEAQKLELDYMDIEAMKKLNKDKTLVKKLAKKYDAFLASQVILPQIPKLLGPGLNKAGKFPSLITHNDKINDKILELKSSIKFQLKKVLCMGVPVGHANLKEEELRSNIVHAINFLVSLLKKNWQNIRTLHIKSTMGKPQRIYG, encoded by the exons ATGag CAAATTAAACCAAgatttacttaaaaaagcTATTGCTGATGTGTTCGAAGGAACAAGacaaaaaaagagaaaattcgTGGAAACAATTGAACTGCAAATAGGGCTGAAAGATTACGACACACAAAGAGATAAACGTTTTTCGGGTACAGTTCGACTGTCAAATGAAGTaagaaaaaagttaaaagtTTGCATATTAGGAGATGCTGTACATGTTGAAGAAGCTCAAAAGTTAGAATTAGATTACATGGACATAGAAgctatgaaaaaattaaataaagataaaacatTAGTCAAAAAATTAGCCAAAAAATATGATGCATTTTTAGCTAGTCAGGTAATTTTACCACAAATTCCAAAATTACTAGGTCCAGGTTTAAACAAAGCAGGAAAATTTCCTTCCTTAATTACtcataatgataaaattaatgataaGATTCTTGAATTAAAATCATCTATTAAATTCCAactaaaaaaagttttatgtATGGGTGTACCTGTTGGTCACGctaatttaaaagaagaagaattaAGATCGAATATTGTGCATGCAATTAACTTTTTAGTCTCCCTCCTAAAGAAAAATTGGCAAAACATCAGAACGTTGCACATTAAAAGTACCATGGGGAAGCCTCAGCGAATATATGGTTAA
- a CDS encoding hypothetical protein (conserved Plasmodium protein) — MVDSPSRKRALITSEDKKEKKNMVSKKNSNALEESENIEEAIDSVINDKKNNEAMKKEKKKKKEKKNKDNDVDKDNEEEDEGNEEDTLKKFSVDTSENDDDKDDDDDDDDDDDDDDDDDDDEDDDDEDDDDEDDDDDEDDEEDEDDDEDDDEDEDDDEDEDDDEDDDDDDDDDEEEDEDEEDDDDEDFEDMDDDEDDDEDDDDDDEDDDDDDEDLEVGSKKEGESHTKKGSDGEGFD, encoded by the coding sequence atggTGGATTCACCATCAAGAAAAAGAGCTTTGATTACTTCagaagataaaaaagaaaaaaaaaatatggttagcaaaaaaaatagcaacgCCCTTGAAGAATCTGAAAATATTGAGGAAGCTATTGATAGTGTAataaatgacaaaaaaaataatgaagctatgaaaaaagagaaaaaaaagaaaaaagaaaaaaaaaataaagataatgaTGTAGATAAAGATAATGAGGAAGAAGATGAAGGAAATGAAGAggatacattaaaaaaattttcagtTGATACTAGTGAGAACGATGACGATAAGGATGATgacgatgatgatgatgatgacgACGACGATGACGATGACGACGATGATGATGaggatgatgatgatgaggatgatgatgatgaagatGATGATGACGATGAAGATGATGAAGAAGATGAGGACGATGATGAGGATGATGATGAGGATGAAGATGATGACGAGGATGAAGATGATGATGAGGATGACGATGATgacgatgatgatgatgaagagGAAGATGAGGATGAAgaagatgatgatgatgaagatTTTGAAGATATGGATGATGACGAAGATGATGATGAAGATGATGACGACGATGATGAAGACGATGATGATGACGATGAGGATTTGGAAGTAGGTTCTAAAAAAGAAGGTGAAtcacatacaaaaaaaggtAGTGACGGCGAAGGATTTGactaa
- a CDS encoding hypothetical protein (conserved Plasmodium protein), which produces MYLGVKNINKNYEKNYSSMTNEERLKLKRRIMYDALNFSQHFSYSNFVNYKYLSQVYATSSEELKDMENIVREIKLDNNKKKELFKLARQKIPLFYFPLNNMYNEGELKYFENCILPYVNKQEEIKQIQKFLFNAYQNYIIYNNIFELWTGDLDSLNRFSIFEMYKNKNQHQKNAMYEDYRENIHFNKIQKIKRRIRMHIYKDNNKDNENKENTEEYKLESEKVKNPNVNFDDWL; this is translated from the exons ATGTATTTAGGGGTTaagaacataaataaaaattatgaaaagaaTTATTCTAGCATGACTAACGAAGAAAGACTTAAACTGAAAAGAAGAATAATGTACGATGCATTGAACTTTTCCcaacatttttcttattccaACTTCGTCAACTATAAATACTTGTCCCAAGTTTATGCAACGAGCTca GAAGAACTGAAAGACATGGAGAACATTGTTAGGGAAATAAAACTTGACAATAACAAGAAAAAGGAATTGTTTAAGTTGGCAAGACAAAAAATTCCTCTCTTTTATTTCCCCCTTAATAata tGTACAATGAAGGAGAGCTAAAATACTTTGAAAATTGTATTCTTCCCTATGTTAATAAACAAGAGGAAATTAAGCAAATTCAGAAATTTCTCTTTAATGCATATcagaattatattatttacaat aatatatttgaattatgGACAGGCGACCTCGACTCTCTGAACAgattttctatttttgaaatgtacaaaaataaaaatcag CACCAAAAAAATGCGATGTATGAAGACTACAgagaaaatatacattttaacaaaattcaaaaaattaagagaaGAATTAGGATGCACATATACAAGGATAATAACAAAGATAAT gaaaataaggaaaatacaGAAGAATATAAACTAGAATCAGAGAAAGTAAAAAACCCTAACGTTAATTTCGACGACTGGCTGTAA
- a CDS encoding serine/threonine protein kinase yields the protein MMLTNAKWRNEWDRELRSIPQVESITDADLELTENVFLIWQFLKLYHSSIPQMRSLIDFIAVKKTEYLQWGEHIDNVMSRGLAKGQQLFNVLISSGKKIQARYSKKKLCDSLQYYHMKNYIILEKINTGSVGQVHLALDKTTDTLVAAKAIDKSTVQGDLGLYKKLKEEIKVSCKMNHPYVVKTINILETKEKIIQIMEYCDGGDLISYKLHLEELSAQYFFRKIVEGLKYMHENNIAHRDLKPENIFLCKKQLNQKEKTLIRIGKLPSCSEYELKIGDFGACCFNEKNKLHYDIVGTLSYAAPEVLGCNNKKGYDGQKADIWSLGIILYAMLFGLLPFDNEEKDIKEAYNEIVKNKIVFPKNRINKISMNARNLLSGMLNINPVNRLSLHEVINHEWLADTAKKKLEISYINSRKMNFPISSTVAYPVYSNNNILYYNLYKKLAFTNNGDTSVTSSNVSNGPSTYLNRGTAKLDIKSPTNYDVKYPTNFDIINPSNFDIINPSNFDIINPSNFDISSTTHLSSGQRHNSVNTTTTNITNVTNKTNVTNKTNVTNKTNITSTTSIANKTNITSTTSIANKTNVTNKTNITNTSNKTNVINTSNKTNITSITNTSNKTNTGSSIIYDKGRMYHLYEHNSNITKSNYHNKNFYIYDNKGLIYNQLKHYKEDPGNTDKNRIYEDIILTYQNNIYETNNRKEQIISEKNILRDKKNKQTSAIKEKMNKPYEDSKYIERIIKENEQANKNYVDRIYCDGKLIDNMYINSRYNKSDYSECGKSNETKYIDNKYMLLETYNNISSTCLAREYNGVYDLYAIKNNNNITHNSDSSTTNINTYMKSNNKSSAEVNNNSSNSSNNGNNNNSSNSSNSGNNNNSSNSSNNGNNNNSSNSSNNGNNNNSRNSNCKSNSNSNRNSSNNMYTEKSSPMKPGKDNILHIRNNNSLENCYFLKNKHINLANDFSDALLKNYENYDVVHTSKDNDVYRVKYAHNINCANSANSTNSVISANGVSESKSALLNNNNLIINKRYIPHNDITSAIKQDNPNNVQQFKYYYYDDKGVYIGYSYNEKNDSKQEFSYVIPGNIISSAASNYKNINFMYANDYCSYRRGTSEYIDVNTVTNYNALSSSNVQNDKALTTNFPKNECTKICSKKEYSKKYLYGVTISAQEQKGELITQALEGEEAIEGEKKGVCTSMHKSNKGNANINNSNSNNNNNSSSNYCTNPVNKISSEKLDECSAITSLEHEHIQPNKGDEKCSNQKCSSSSSNDKNTGNEPYKYVAIPNLCGNSKLNLHSDSDLNLKKKDTCIVKKVKKDKLVDTIKIENMINQEAKIVDIEKTNNEKVNSSLIEKNEISINPRKREENAISNLIHNENVINSTIKVSEEELIKMNKSEYVHNVHSKYNNSSSNCNGNNNSSNCNGNNNSSNCNGNNNSSNCNGNNNSSTCNGNNNSSNCNGNNNSSNCNGNNNSNNNNNNNNNNNNNNNNNNNNNYSKSNSASTVLQNNLHLFSRIKNFSDSRYNKRRLFSQNKKNSFNLFSRQVEKINNYIADSLSDYNLAKCTLLNVPNNVNDKEQSQAISNKVISYNSEGISLNNNTFYLTYHEITGEEEKKEHANVLSNEQWSKDKLSYHDIKHVEGSNIIKNKKKKMERHTHISGTTDANVLKQCHRDNVKRDKDKHFNIFNYCSNKDKREYKTTIMENCTKENDSYNDGNRNPCTNDKVDGVDEKIREKDYNRNQNDSNCCQSDGNCCQSDGNCCQSDGNCYQKDSNYCPNDEGTKNCDEANAHKIAQNALHNGKLLCEEDLNNDDKSNLPKHELNENYSENLILPISTSEQKETYGDKNGKRKLRRNIELDVKGEIGEYANGTYNNNNNNNASENDRDKQGSDMHDGNNHLKLKSMYYSNKRDVHLLPLNVDNHYMRKYYLNFDTIFSENKKKTKKTTQLTPIYYMKDENVYPSNNTKQNKKKKMFDKGNLDIIKEKKKNPPNIISNIFKNDIINFKYPTEEFYIYENNEKNIFKNMKYNSKNCTLNNDKVLSYDELINEEKSIYFSSNKVDYKNFVEQKNSCKGRNYSDSKYYSCNFV from the exons atgatgcTGACGAATGCCAAATGGAGAAATGAATGGGACAGGGAACTTCGATCGATTCCTCAAGTCGAATCAATAACAGACGCAGATTTAGAACTGACAGAAAATGTCTTTCTTATTTGGCAG TTTTTAAAGCTCTACCATTCGTCAATTCCTCAAATGAGAAGTCTTATAGACTTCATAgcag ttaaaaaaacAGAATATTTGCAGTGGGGGGAACACATTGACAATGTTATGTCTAGAGGTCTAGCTAAAGGACAACAACTATTTAATGTGTTAATTTCTAGCgggaaaaaaatacaagCGAGATATTCGAAGAAGAAACTGTGTGATTCTTTACAGTACTACCACatgaagaattatattattttggaaaaaataaacacagGTTCTGTCGGACAAGTCCACCTAGCCTTAGACAAGACCACAG ACACACTCGTAGCTGCAAAAGCTATTGATAAATCTACGGTACAAGGGGATTTAGgactatataaaaaattaaaggagGAGATAAAAGTTTCTTGTAAAATGAATCATCCATATGttgtaaaaacaataaacaTTCTTGAAACAAAAGAGAAGATTATTCAGATAATGGAGTACTGTGACGGGGGAGACTTAATATCCTAC AAGCTGCATTTGGAGGAGTTAAGTGCGCAGTacttttttagaaaaattgtTGAAGGACTCAAGTACATGCACGAAAATAACATAGCACATAGAGACTTAAAAcctgaaaatatttttttatgtaaaaagcAATTGAATCAAAAAGAGAAAACATTAATTAGAATAGGTAAGCTACCTTCATGTTCAGAATATGAATTGAAAATTGGAGATTTTGGGGCTTGTTGtttcaatgaaaaaaataaattacattatGATATTGTTGGTACGTTAAGTTATGCTGCACCTGAAGTATTAGGatgtaacaataaaaaaggatatgaCGGTCAAAAAGCAGATATATGGAGTCTAGGTATTATATTGTATGCTATGTTATTTGGTTTACTCCCATTTGATAATGAGGAAAAAGATATTAAAGAAGCATATAACGAAatcgtaaaaaataaaattgttttccccaaaaatagaattaataaaatttctatGAATGCCAGAAATTTATTATCAGGTATGCTTAACATCAATCCTGTAAATCGATTATCTCTTCATGAAGTTATTAACCACGAATGGTTAGCTGATACAgctaagaaaaaattagaaatatcatacataaatagtagaaaaatgaattttcCTATTTCTTCAACCGTCGCTTATCCTGTTTATTCGAATAACAACATTTTGTATTACAACTTATATAAGAAACTAGCTTTCACAAACAACGGAGATACGAGTGTTACTTCCAGTAACGTAAGTAACGGTCCTTCCACGTATCTAAATAGGGGCACAGCCAAGTTAGATATTAAGAGTCCTACCAACTATGATGTTAAATACCCCACGAACTTTGACATTATCAACCCCTCCAACTTCGACATTATCAACCCCTCCAACTTCGACATTATCAACCCCTCCAACTTCGACATTAGCAGCACTACGCACCTTAGCAGTGGTCAAAGACACAACAGTGTCAATACCACCACAACCAATATAACCAATGTAACCAATAAAACCAATGTAACCAATAAAACCAATGTAACCAATAAAACCAATATAACCAGTACAACTAGTATAGCCAATAAAACCAATATAACCAGTACAACTAGTATAGCCAATAAAACCAATGTAACCAATAAAACCAATATAACCAATACATCCAATAAAACCAATGTAATCAATACATCCAATAAAACCAATATAACCAGTATAACCAATACATCCAATAAAACCAATACAGGATCTAGCATTATTTACGATAAAGGAAGAATGTATCACCTGTACGAGCACAATTCGAATATAACGAAAAGCAACTATcacaataaaaatttttatatatatgataataaaggACTGATTTACAACCAATTAAAACATTACAAGGAGGATCCAGGTAACACAGACAAAAATCGAATCTATGAAGATATTATACTTACATATCAAAATAACATTTACGAAACGAATAATCGAAAGGAACAAATTATCTCTGAAAAGAACATATTACGGGACaagaaaaacaaacaaacaagtGCAATCAAAGAAAAGATGAATAAACCTTATGAGGATAGCAAGTATATAGAAAGaattattaaagaaaatgaacaagctaataaaaattatgttgaTAGAATATATTGCGATGGTAAACTTATTGacaatatgtacataaacaGTAGGTATAACAAGAGTGACTATTCTGAATGTGGTAAGTCTAATGAAACGAAGTATATcgataataaatatatgctcCTTGAGACGTACAACAACATCTCTTCTACTTGTTTAGCTAGAGAATATAATGGCGTATACGATTTGTACgcaattaaaaataacaataacataaCTCACAACAGTGATAGCAGTACCACTAACATTAACACTTACATGAAGAGCAATAACAAAAGCAGCGCTGAGGTTAACAATAACAGCAGTAATAGCAGTAACAAcggtaataacaataatagcagtaatagcagtaacagcggtaataacaataatagcagtaatagcagtaacaacggtaataacaataatagcagtaatagcagtaacaacggtaataacaataatagcaGAAATAGCAATTGTAAAAGCAACTCTAATAGTAATCGTAATAGCAGTAACAATATGTACACTGAAAAAAGCAGCCCCATGAAACCTGGTAAAGacaatattttacatatcaGAAATAATAACTCACTCGAAAATTGTTacttcttaaaaaataaacatattaatttAGCTAACGATTTTTCTGATGCactcttaaaaaattatgaaaactATGACGTTGTTCATACAAGTAAGGATAACGATGTGTACAGGGTGAAGTACGCGCATAATATAAACTGTGCGAATAGCGCAAACAGTACGAATAGCGTGATTAGCGCGAATGGTGTTAGTGAGTCAAAAAGTGCGTTATTAAACAATAACAAtctaattataaataaaaggtaTATTCCCCACAACGACATAACATCTGCTATTAAACAAGATAATCCTAATAATGTTCAACAGTTCAAATACTATTACTATGATGATAAAGGAGTGTACATTGGGTACTCATATAACGAAAAGAATGATTCCAAACAAGAATTTTCGTATGTTATACCTGGAAATATAATCAGCTCTGCTGCCAGCAATTACAAGAACATTAACTTTATGTATGCAAATGATTACTGTTCATACAGAAGGGGAACATCAGAGTATATCGATGTGAATACTGTTACTAATTATAATGCGCTCTCATCATCTAATGTTCAGAATGATAAAGCACTTACTACcaattttccaaaaaatgaATGCACAAAAATATGcagtaaaaaagaatacaGTAAGAAGTATCTATATGGGGTAACAATTTCCGCACAAGAGCAAAAAGGAGAGCTAATTACCCAGGCACTCGAAGGAGAAGAAGCGATagagggggaaaaaaaaggcGTTTGCACAAGCATGCACAAGAGCAATAAAGGAAACGCCAACATAAATAACAGCAATAGcaataacaacaacaacagcAGCAGTAACTACTGCACGAACCCggttaataaaatttcttcCGAGAAACTGGATGAATGTTCTGCCATTACAAGTCTTGAACATGAGCATATACAACCAAATAAAGGAGATGAAAAATGTAGCAATCAAAAATGCagcagcagtagtagtaacGATAAAAATACAGGTAATGAACCATACAAATACGTGGCTATACCAAATCTGTGTGGCAATTCTAAGTTGAACTTACACAGTGATTCcgatttaaatttaaaaaaaaaagatacatgTATTGTTAAGAAGGTTAAGAAGGACAAACTTGTTGatactataaaaatagaaaacatGATCAACCAAGAAGCAAAAATAGTTGACATTGAAAAAACGAATAATGAAAAGGTGAACAGTTcattaattgaaaaaaatgaaataagcATTAACCCTCGAAAAAGGGAAGAAAACGCCATTTCTAATCTCATTCACAATGAAAATGTTATCAATAGTACAATTAAGGTCAGCGAAGAGGAACTCatcaaaatgaataaatctGAGTATGTTCATAATGTtcattcaaaatataataatagtagtagtaattgtaatggtaataataatagtagtaattgtaatggtaataataatagtagtaattgtaatggtaataataatagtagtaattgtaatggtaataataatagtagtacttgtaatggtaataataatagtagtaattgtaatggtaataataatagtagtaattgtaatggtaataataatagcaataataacaacaataataacaataataacaacaataataacaataataacaacaataataattacagTAAAAGCAATTCGGCTAGTACAGTACTACAAAACAACTTACATCTTTTTAGTAGAATCAAAAACTTCTCAGATAGCCGTTATAATAAGAGGAGGTTATTCAGtcaaaataagaaaaacagCTTCAATTTATTTAGCAGACaagttgaaaaaattaataattatattgcCGATTCTTTGTCTGATTACAATTTAGCTAAATGTACATTATTGAACGTCCctaataatgtaaatgatAAGGAACAGTCGCAGGCAATATCTAACAAAgtaatttcatataatagTGAAGGCATATCATTGAACAATAATACATTCTATCTAACTTACCATGAAATAACAGGagaagaagagaaaaaagaacatgCAAATGTATTAAGTAATGAGCAATGGAGTAAAGACAAATTGAGTTATCATGATATTAAACATGTAGAAGgaagtaatataataaagaataagaagaaaaaaatggaaagacACACACATATCAGTGGTACAACAGACGCTAATGTACTAAAGCAATGCCATAGAGACAACGTGAAAAGAGATAAGGATAAACATTTCaatatattcaattattGTAGTAATAAGGATAAGAGGGAATATAAAACTACAATTATGGAAAATTGCACAAAGGAAAACGATTCCTATAACGACGGGAATAGAAATCCATGCACAAATGACAAGGTTGACGGAGTGGACGAAAAAATTAGAGAAAAGGATTACAATCGCAATCAAAATGACAGTAACTGCTGCCAAAGTGATGGTAACTGCTGCCAAAGTGATGGTAACTGCTGCCAAAGTGATGGTAACTGCTATCAAAAAGATAGTAACTACTGCCCAAATGATGAAGGGACGAAAAATTGCGATGAAGCAAATGCACATAAAATAGCTCAGAATGCATTACATAATGGCAAACTACTATGTGAAGAAGACTTAAATAATGATGACAAATCTAACTTGCCAAAACACGAACTCAATGAAAATTACAGTGAGAACTTAATATTACCTATATCTACTAGCGAACAGAAAGAAACATATGGTGATAAGaatggaaaaagaaaattgagAAGAAACATAGAGCTGGATGTTAAGGGAGAAATTGGTGAATACGCAAAcggtacatataataataataataataataatgcaaGCGAAAATGATAGAGATAAACAAGGTAGTGATATGCATGATGGAAACaatcatttaaaattaaaaagtatgtATTATTCAAACAAAAGAGATGTCCACTTACTACCTCTAAATGTTGATAATCATTATATGAGAAAATACTACTTAAATTTTGATACCATATTTTCagagaataaaaagaaaacaaagaaaaCAACTCAGTTAACCccgatatattatatgaaggATGAAAATGTATATCCTAGTAATAacacaaaacaaaacaaaaaaaaaaaaatgtttgaCAAAGGAAATcttgatataataaaagaaaaaaagaaaaacccTCCAAACataatttcaaatattttcaaaaatgacatcattaattttaagtaTCCTACTGAGGagttttacatatatgaaaacaatgaaaagaatatttttaaaaatatgaaatataattctaaaaATTGCACacttaataatgataaagtTTTATCATATGACGAACTAATCAATGAAGAAAAATCTATATACTTTTCTTCTAACAAAGTAGATTACAAAAATTTCgtagaacaaaaaaacagTTGTAAGGGTAGAAATTACTCGGACAGTAAATATTATTCCTGCAATTTTGTCTAA